In Miscanthus floridulus cultivar M001 chromosome 5, ASM1932011v1, whole genome shotgun sequence, one genomic interval encodes:
- the LOC136453268 gene encoding interactor of constitutive active ROPs 1-like, whose amino-acid sequence MPRSRGNEPPPPRASQRAPLHLKTTPDANGAHHRPVADRSSPKVGDRHSPRSPLPEKKRAAGTRVAELEAKLGKVQDELKKLREQLASAEAAKKDAQVALEEAKKRVGTKGSPASTTTTSPLSPPSAGVESAKKTEELKVPQPAAAEEESSINAPATDVFEVVRALSGDKENQSAVEDCEVVSCGEKAALAEKEEVEEEETKKMIGEDNSAAAVETDGAEKEESPEVVELKAKLSEKDTEIAALAAENAELKKQAGEAAEVAKKAGEDAASKAAQAEHDLKEGAAREARMGEQLRASEAAREALDGELRRLRVQTEQWRKAAEAAAAVLGGDNHLTGLAGNGNGNGNGWGSPATMPDDGDDEGFGGKRKGAGIRVLGDLWKKKGSK is encoded by the exons ATGCCGAGATCCAG GGGcaacgagccgccgccgccgcgggcgtcGCAGCGCGCGCCGCTGCACCTCAAGACGACACCCGACGCGAATGGTGCGCACCACCGCCCCGTCGCCGACCGGAGCAGCCCCAAGGTCGGGGACCGGCACTCACCGCGCAGCCCTCTGCCCGAG AAGAAGCGTGCGGCGGGAACGCGCGTGGCGGAGCTGGAGGCGAAGCTGGGGAAAGTGCAGGACGAGCTCAAGAAGCTGCGGGAGCAGCTCGCGTCCGCTGAGGCCGCCAAGAAGGACGCGCAGGTCGCGCTCGAGGAGGCCAAGAAGCGCGTCGGTACCAAGGGAAGCccggcctccaccaccaccacctctcctctctctcccccttcGGCGGGGGTCGAAAGCGCCAAGAAGACCGAGGAGCTCAAGGTGCCTCAGCCGGCGGCGGCCGAGGAGGAGAGCAGCATAAACGCGCCGGCGACCGATGTGTTCGAGGTCGTCCGGGCCTTGTCGGGGGACAAGGAGAACCAAAGCGCGGTTGAGGACTGCGAGGTTGTGAGCTGCGGCGAGAAGGCGGCGCTGGCCGAGAAGGAGGAGGTGGAAGAAGAGGAGACGAAGAAAATGATCGGGGAGGACAACAGCGCGGCGGCGGTGGAAACCGACGGCGCCGAGAAGGAGGAGAGCCCGGAGGTCGTGGAGCTGAAGGCTAAGCTGTCGGAGAAGGACACGGAGATCGCTGCCCTCGCGGCGGAGAacgctgagctgaagaagcaggCCGGAGAGGCCGCGGAGGTGGCGAAGAAGGCCGGAGAGGACGCCGCGTCGAAGGCGGCCCAGGCCGAGCACGATCTGAAGGAGGGCGCGGCGCGGGAGGCCCGGATGGGCGAGCAGCTGAGGGCGTCGGAGGCCGCGCGGGAGGCACTGGACGGCGAGCTGCGGCGCCTGCGCGTGCAGACCGAGCAATGGCGCAAGGCGGCAGAGGCGGCGGCCGCGGTGCTCGGCGGGGACAACCACCTCACCGGACTGgccggcaacggcaacggcaacggcaacggctgGGGCTCCCCCGCCACGATgcccgacgacggcgacgacgagggctTCGGCGGCAAGCGGAAGGGCGCCGGCATCCGGGTGCTCGGCGACCtgtggaagaagaaggggagcAAGTGA